A region of Dermabacter vaginalis DNA encodes the following proteins:
- the dapD gene encoding 2,3,4,5-tetrahydropyridine-2,6-dicarboxylate N-succinyltransferase: MTENKSAWGIGLATIASNGTTLDTWYPAPELGNAPENLAQSPLSEALKKAARDDAARGTRQEVVTRVISLEEPPHDASDAYLRLHLLSHRLVKPNEQNLEGLFGTLANVVWTSEGPCAVEGFEDTRLRLISEGRRPTVYSIDKFPRMVDYVVPEGVRIGDADRLRLGAHLASGTTVMHEGFVNFNAGTLGTSMIEGRISQGVVVGDGSDIGGGASTMGTLSGGGTERVSVGERSLVGAEAGVGIALGDDCIVEAGLYVTAGTKVTLIDGESRSVVKARDLSGVPSLLFRRNSQSGAVEAVSRSNKRVELNSDLHAN, encoded by the coding sequence ATGACTGAGAACAAGAGCGCATGGGGAATCGGCCTCGCGACCATCGCGAGCAACGGCACGACCCTCGACACGTGGTACCCGGCCCCCGAACTCGGCAATGCTCCCGAGAACCTCGCCCAGAGTCCCCTTTCCGAAGCACTTAAAAAAGCCGCGCGCGATGATGCCGCACGCGGTACACGCCAGGAGGTTGTCACGCGCGTGATCTCCCTTGAGGAACCGCCGCATGATGCCTCGGATGCGTACTTGCGCCTCCATCTCCTTTCCCACCGGCTCGTGAAGCCCAATGAGCAGAACCTCGAGGGGCTTTTCGGCACTCTCGCGAACGTCGTGTGGACCTCGGAGGGACCGTGCGCCGTGGAAGGCTTCGAGGACACCCGCCTTCGCCTCATAAGCGAAGGCCGGCGCCCCACGGTCTACTCGATCGATAAGTTCCCCCGCATGGTCGATTACGTTGTGCCCGAGGGCGTTCGCATTGGCGACGCTGATCGTTTGCGCCTCGGGGCCCATCTTGCAAGCGGCACAACCGTGATGCACGAAGGCTTCGTGAACTTCAATGCGGGCACCCTTGGCACCTCAATGATCGAGGGTCGCATCTCGCAGGGCGTCGTCGTGGGCGATGGTTCCGACATCGGTGGTGGGGCCTCGACCATGGGTACCCTTTCGGGCGGCGGGACGGAGCGCGTGAGCGTTGGAGAGCGCTCGCTCGTGGGAGCGGAGGCCGGCGTCGGCATCGCCCTTGGCGACGACTGCATCGTCGAGGCCGGGCTGTATGTCACCGCGGGCACGAAAGTAACCCTCATCGACGGCGAGAGTCGTTCCGTCGTCAAGGCTCGCGACCTCTCCGGGGTGCCGAGTCTTCTGTTCCGCCGTAACTCGCAATCGGGCGCCGTCGAGGCCGTCTCGCGCTCGAACAAGCGCGTTGAGCTGAACTCCGACCTTCACGCGAACTAA
- the dapE gene encoding succinyl-diaminopimelate desuccinylase, whose product MTNSTPLPLEAGLTELARAIVDTESVSGNETALADKVETTLRAAGHLEVIRDGDTVIARTHLDRAERVILAGHLDTVPVAGNLPSCVQVVDGQERLIGRGACDMKGGVAVFLALACALETPRHDLTWIFYDHEEVEASLNSLTRLARERPELLEADFAILGEPSNGGVEAGCKGTIRVRLTARGVAAHSGRAWIGKNAIHGLAGALTRLAEYEPKDVEIDGLVYRECLNAVAIDGGIATNVIPDRAEILVNYRFAPNVTEDEALAHVKHVFAGLDLEFEVTDSSGGALPGLTRPAARDFLAALGDGVSVEAKQGWTDVARFSALGTPAVNFGPGDPLLAHTDGEYLPTAALTQCYESLERFLR is encoded by the coding sequence ATGACGAACTCAACACCCCTACCCCTCGAGGCGGGCCTCACCGAACTCGCGCGCGCGATCGTCGATACGGAGTCAGTCTCGGGAAATGAAACTGCGCTCGCGGACAAGGTGGAGACGACCCTTCGCGCCGCCGGTCATCTCGAGGTCATTCGTGATGGCGATACGGTGATCGCGCGCACGCATCTCGACCGCGCGGAACGGGTGATTCTCGCCGGACACCTCGATACCGTTCCAGTCGCGGGCAATCTTCCGTCGTGCGTGCAGGTCGTGGACGGGCAGGAGCGGCTGATTGGCCGCGGTGCGTGCGATATGAAGGGCGGTGTTGCGGTGTTCCTCGCGCTTGCGTGCGCCCTCGAGACGCCGCGCCACGACCTCACGTGGATCTTCTACGACCACGAGGAAGTGGAGGCGAGCCTCAACTCGCTCACGCGCCTTGCGCGCGAGAGGCCGGAGCTTCTCGAGGCAGATTTTGCGATTCTGGGTGAGCCTTCGAACGGGGGAGTGGAGGCCGGGTGCAAGGGCACGATACGCGTGCGTCTCACGGCTCGCGGCGTTGCGGCACACTCCGGGCGCGCCTGGATCGGGAAGAACGCGATTCACGGTCTCGCCGGGGCACTCACGCGCCTTGCGGAGTATGAGCCGAAGGACGTGGAGATCGACGGGCTCGTCTACCGCGAATGCCTCAACGCGGTGGCGATCGACGGGGGAATCGCCACGAACGTGATTCCCGACCGCGCCGAGATCCTTGTGAACTACCGTTTCGCGCCGAACGTGACCGAAGACGAAGCGCTCGCGCACGTGAAACACGTTTTCGCGGGCCTTGACCTCGAGTTTGAGGTCACGGACTCCTCGGGTGGCGCACTCCCAGGCCTCACGCGGCCTGCGGCACGGGATTTTCTTGCCGCTCTCGGTGACGGCGTGAGCGTGGAAGCGAAGCAGGGCTGGACCGATGTGGCGCGTTTCAGCGCGCTCGGCACCCCGGCCGTGAATTTCGGTCCGGGAGATCCGCTTCTCGCGCACACGGATGGAGAATATCTTCCGACGGCTGCTCTCACCCAGTGTTATGAGTCTCTTGAGCGGTTCCTCCGCTAA
- a CDS encoding TIGR00730 family Rossman fold protein, which yields MKKLHHGSLSDYRKGPVFLRGKQRPTETTDQRLLQNAEKGDWVHTDPWRVMRIQSEFVEGFGALAELGPAVALFGSARTKPEHPHYELAREVARRIGEMGLAVITGGGPGIMEAGNHGAVDAGTTSVGLGIELPFEQGMNEYVELGVNFRYFFTRKTCFVKYSQAFVAFPGGFGTFDELFEALCLIQTHKIKKFPLILVGREYWSGLVAWLEQTVQAGYGYISPGDTDLINIVDTADEVVDVLKREME from the coding sequence ATGAAAAAGCTTCATCACGGCTCTTTGAGCGACTACCGAAAAGGCCCCGTGTTTCTCCGCGGTAAGCAGCGTCCCACCGAAACCACCGATCAGCGTCTCCTCCAAAACGCGGAGAAAGGCGATTGGGTTCACACGGATCCATGGCGAGTGATGCGCATCCAGTCGGAGTTCGTGGAGGGCTTCGGCGCCCTTGCGGAACTTGGACCGGCTGTCGCCCTCTTCGGCAGTGCGCGCACCAAACCTGAGCATCCGCACTACGAGCTTGCACGCGAGGTGGCAAGGCGCATCGGTGAGATGGGCCTCGCGGTCATTACGGGCGGCGGCCCGGGCATCATGGAAGCTGGCAACCACGGTGCGGTCGATGCGGGCACGACGAGCGTGGGGCTCGGCATCGAGCTTCCCTTCGAGCAGGGAATGAACGAGTACGTGGAGCTCGGCGTGAACTTCCGGTATTTCTTCACGCGCAAAACGTGTTTCGTCAAGTATTCACAAGCATTCGTGGCGTTCCCCGGTGGTTTTGGCACCTTCGATGAACTTTTCGAGGCGCTTTGCCTCATCCAGACCCACAAGATCAAGAAATTCCCCCTCATCCTCGTAGGCCGTGAGTACTGGAGCGGGCTCGTGGCCTGGCTTGAGCAAACTGTCCAGGCGGGCTATGGATATATCTCTCCTGGCGATACCGATCTCATCAATATCGTCGATACCGCAGACGAGGTCGTTGACGTTCTCAAGCGCGAGATGGAGTAG
- a CDS encoding DUF3117 domain-containing protein, with amino-acid sequence MAAMKPRTGDGPLEVAEESRSLIMRVPLEGGGRLVVEISADEARELRDALNKVVPA; translated from the coding sequence ATGGCAGCGATGAAGCCTCGTACGGGCGACGGCCCCCTCGAAGTGGCTGAAGAGAGCCGGAGCCTCATCATGCGAGTTCCGCTTGAGGGCGGCGGTCGTCTCGTCGTAGAGATTTCGGCGGATGAAGCGCGCGAGCTGCGCGACGCGCTCAATAAGGTTGTTCCCGCCTAA
- a CDS encoding O-methyltransferase, whose translation MATGKLASWTLSEEFLDEERLFAVPGVCERARERGSAIGLPPVLAGSAAHARSVVALLGARAIVQVGAGAGALSLYLASAMGSDATLTAIDSEPENVRLVREACTEAKIPEARVRTINAQPLEVFTRLTRGAYDMIVVNASEPKLDALVEGALNILRSGGALVVMNVMHHDRLGNPTANDPQTIRIREVVAGLNEREDLVVSMSPAGDGVLTAVKARL comes from the coding sequence ATGGCAACGGGCAAGTTGGCGAGTTGGACGCTCAGCGAGGAATTCCTCGACGAGGAGCGGCTCTTCGCCGTGCCCGGTGTGTGCGAAAGAGCGCGCGAGCGAGGGAGCGCAATTGGGCTCCCACCAGTTCTTGCGGGGTCGGCTGCGCACGCCCGCAGCGTCGTGGCCCTGCTCGGGGCCCGCGCAATCGTGCAAGTGGGAGCGGGGGCGGGAGCGCTCAGCCTCTATCTCGCGAGCGCGATGGGTTCCGACGCTACCCTCACCGCGATCGACTCCGAGCCGGAAAACGTGAGGCTTGTGCGCGAGGCTTGCACGGAAGCGAAGATTCCTGAGGCGCGCGTGCGCACCATCAATGCACAGCCTCTAGAGGTTTTCACACGGCTTACACGCGGCGCTTACGACATGATCGTGGTGAATGCGAGCGAACCGAAGCTCGATGCGCTCGTCGAGGGGGCACTCAACATTTTGCGTTCCGGCGGAGCGCTCGTCGTGATGAATGTGATGCATCACGATCGGCTTGGTAACCCCACCGCGAACGACCCGCAGACCATCCGGATACGTGAGGTCGTAGCCGGTCTCAACGAGCGCGAAGATCTCGTGGTGTCGATGTCACCGGCAGGTGACGGGGTGCTGACGGCAGTCAAGGCGAGGCTGTGA
- a CDS encoding twin-arginine translocase TatA/TatE family subunit, translated as MGQEFFLTFGGWELLIIALLFVILVGPQRLPEYTRKVIHWVRDLRKWADESRASIEDEMGIAVDDLKKYDPRQYDPRKIIREAWDSTGLEDDVNDFRDAVKSSTSATSAAVAGVGAAAKGGSGSKASGSSTDTKIPDGTPFDPEAT; from the coding sequence ATGGGTCAAGAGTTCTTCCTCACCTTCGGAGGATGGGAACTCCTCATCATCGCCCTGCTCTTCGTGATCCTCGTGGGCCCGCAGCGCCTCCCGGAGTACACCCGGAAGGTGATTCACTGGGTTCGTGACCTGCGTAAATGGGCGGATGAATCGCGAGCGTCGATCGAAGACGAGATGGGCATCGCCGTCGATGACCTCAAGAAATACGATCCTCGCCAATACGATCCGCGCAAGATCATTCGTGAGGCGTGGGATTCGACCGGCCTTGAAGACGACGTCAACGATTTTCGCGATGCTGTAAAAAGCTCCACGAGCGCCACGTCGGCTGCGGTTGCGGGCGTCGGTGCAGCGGCCAAGGGCGGCTCGGGCAGCAAGGCGAGCGGGAGCAGCACGGATACGAAGATTCCCGACGGCACCCCGTTCGACCCCGAAGCCACATAA
- a CDS encoding Mrp/NBP35 family ATP-binding protein — translation MSPDLSSQVRSALTRVIDPDLGRPITDVGMVESVEVTAEGVALIHLVMTVEGCPMRSRIEKDAAEAASRVAGLTEVRVTSGTMSEEQRRALVDELRAQRREVPFNKPGSLTRVIAVSSGKGGVGKSTVTANLALALTRLGYSVGVLDADIHGFSMPGMFGVSTQPTRVNDLLMPPLAHGVKVMSIGVFVPEHQAVVWRGPKMHRAIEQFATDVFWGDLDFLLLDLPPGTGDVAISVAQVLPTAELLVVTTPDSAASGVASRIGSLARSTEQRIIGVVENMSWLSVDGGERLEIFGTGGGERVASQLSEDQGSEVPLLGQVPLSPRVREGSDAGEPLTASDSSSEASQAFMRIAEHLAKPRGLAGRKLPLSLA, via the coding sequence GTGAGTCCTGACCTCTCCTCCCAGGTCCGCTCTGCGCTCACGCGCGTGATCGACCCTGATCTTGGCCGTCCCATCACCGATGTGGGCATGGTTGAGTCGGTTGAGGTCACGGCGGAAGGCGTTGCCTTGATCCACCTCGTCATGACCGTCGAGGGGTGCCCCATGCGCTCGCGCATTGAAAAAGATGCCGCCGAGGCCGCTTCTCGTGTCGCTGGGCTCACGGAGGTGCGCGTCACATCAGGCACGATGAGCGAGGAGCAGCGCCGCGCGCTCGTCGACGAGTTGCGAGCTCAGCGCCGCGAGGTGCCCTTCAATAAGCCGGGCTCTCTCACGCGGGTCATAGCGGTCAGCTCGGGCAAGGGAGGCGTCGGAAAGTCCACCGTGACCGCGAACCTCGCCCTCGCCCTCACTCGACTCGGGTACAGCGTGGGCGTGCTCGATGCCGATATTCACGGATTTTCGATGCCTGGAATGTTCGGCGTGAGCACCCAACCAACGCGCGTGAACGACCTGCTCATGCCGCCGCTCGCGCACGGGGTCAAGGTCATGTCTATCGGCGTTTTCGTGCCCGAGCACCAAGCAGTAGTGTGGCGCGGCCCGAAGATGCACCGCGCGATCGAACAGTTCGCAACGGACGTGTTCTGGGGCGATCTCGATTTTCTTCTCCTCGATCTCCCACCAGGCACGGGCGATGTCGCAATCTCCGTTGCGCAGGTGTTGCCCACGGCAGAACTTCTTGTCGTGACAACTCCGGATTCGGCGGCGAGCGGCGTTGCCTCACGAATCGGCTCGCTCGCACGCTCGACCGAGCAGAGAATCATCGGGGTCGTCGAGAACATGAGCTGGCTGAGCGTCGACGGCGGCGAGCGCCTTGAGATCTTCGGGACAGGCGGCGGCGAGCGCGTTGCGTCCCAACTGAGCGAAGATCAGGGCTCGGAAGTTCCGCTTCTCGGTCAGGTTCCACTTTCGCCCCGCGTACGCGAGGGGTCCGACGCCGGTGAGCCTCTTACCGCTTCCGATTCCTCGAGCGAGGCTTCTCAGGCCTTCATGCGCATCGCCGAGCACCTCGCGAAGCCGCGCGGTCTCGCGGGCCGCAAGCTCCCGCTTTCTCTCGCCTAG
- a CDS encoding DUF1003 domain-containing protein: MARSKKKRPQLDDPARKKRGLWRMFSRRRPKDDNNDGFGRMAEAIARFMGTPAFLVGMTIFCGVWLGWNTFLPESIQFDPRALNFTLLTLILSLQASYAAPLLLLSDNRQADRDRVQAEQDRQSNEKAHATTEFITREIASLRIAMADVATRDYVRGELRDLLEEIQAGDDDLVPAAETDDGADPLEPSRDHAHLRSLLREDIRTVLREELEQMRAEEAK, translated from the coding sequence ATGGCACGCAGCAAAAAGAAGCGCCCCCAGCTCGACGACCCGGCACGGAAGAAACGTGGCCTGTGGCGCATGTTCTCGAGGCGACGCCCGAAAGACGACAACAACGACGGTTTCGGTCGCATGGCCGAGGCGATCGCGCGCTTCATGGGTACGCCCGCGTTCCTCGTGGGGATGACGATCTTTTGTGGCGTGTGGCTCGGATGGAACACCTTCCTTCCCGAATCGATCCAGTTCGATCCTCGAGCGCTCAACTTCACGCTTCTCACGCTGATCCTCTCGCTCCAGGCTTCGTACGCCGCTCCCCTCCTGCTCCTTTCGGATAACCGCCAAGCCGATCGCGACCGCGTGCAGGCTGAGCAGGATCGCCAGTCAAATGAAAAGGCGCACGCCACCACGGAGTTCATCACGCGTGAAATTGCGAGCCTCCGCATTGCCATGGCGGATGTCGCGACTCGCGATTATGTGCGCGGCGAGCTTCGCGATCTGCTCGAGGAGATCCAGGCAGGCGACGACGATTTGGTGCCGGCCGCCGAGACCGATGACGGCGCCGATCCCCTCGAGCCCTCGCGCGACCATGCGCACTTGCGTTCGCTCCTTCGCGAAGACATCCGCACCGTGCTCCGCGAAGAGCTCGAGCAGATGCGCGCAGAAGAAGCGAAGTGA
- a CDS encoding magnesium transporter MgtE N-terminal domain-containing protein, protein MSTHERFFAARLAGTGLFDPLGDRIGKVRDVVLIPQETHTARAVGLVVEVPGKKRIFLPITKVTSISTGQVISDGSLNMRRFEMRKSEILAIGDLLDREVSLVDGTGNAFVEDVALEQDQISKEWEISKLHVRRAKAKNAFSKLVGRNETLTVGVDDVSGLFGTQAEQSAQILLASYSDLKPADLADLIQEMEPKRRADIVRDLSNERLGWVLEELPEDTRVELMQGLESERAADILDAMDPDDAADLLQELPEPLGQDLLTRMEPEEAEDVRRLLAYDEYTAGGLMTTEPLIVAPETPVAHCLALISREEISPALASMVYVCRQPLETPTGKLLGGVHFQHLLRERPERPVGEIIDQDQVTMAPTSHLHDVTREMATYNLVSLPVVDKDSRLLGSVTVDDVLDHVLPEDWRESDEPVATTTTGQIDLTGIAKAISDQEG, encoded by the coding sequence GTGAGCACCCACGAGCGTTTTTTCGCCGCGCGCCTTGCGGGCACGGGTCTCTTCGACCCGCTCGGCGACCGCATCGGCAAAGTCCGAGACGTCGTCCTCATCCCGCAGGAGACCCATACCGCGCGCGCGGTTGGTCTCGTGGTCGAGGTTCCGGGCAAGAAACGCATCTTTTTGCCCATCACAAAGGTCACCTCGATCTCGACCGGCCAGGTGATTTCCGACGGCTCCCTCAACATGCGTCGATTCGAGATGCGCAAGAGTGAGATTCTCGCGATCGGTGATCTTCTCGACCGCGAAGTGAGTCTCGTCGATGGCACGGGCAACGCTTTCGTCGAGGACGTGGCACTCGAGCAGGATCAAATCTCCAAGGAATGGGAGATTTCGAAGCTTCACGTGCGCCGTGCAAAGGCGAAGAACGCGTTCTCGAAGCTCGTGGGCCGGAATGAAACCCTCACGGTGGGCGTCGACGATGTGAGCGGTTTGTTCGGTACACAAGCCGAGCAGTCCGCTCAAATCCTGCTCGCCTCCTATTCGGATCTCAAGCCCGCTGACCTCGCAGACCTCATCCAAGAGATGGAGCCGAAGCGTCGCGCCGACATTGTGCGCGACCTCTCGAACGAGCGTCTCGGCTGGGTTCTCGAGGAGCTGCCTGAAGATACGCGCGTCGAGCTCATGCAGGGCCTTGAGTCGGAGCGCGCCGCGGACATTCTTGATGCGATGGACCCGGATGACGCCGCGGACCTCCTCCAGGAACTCCCCGAGCCGCTCGGCCAGGACTTGCTCACGCGCATGGAACCCGAGGAAGCGGAAGACGTTCGCCGTCTCCTCGCGTACGACGAATACACCGCCGGTGGTCTTATGACGACCGAGCCGCTCATCGTAGCTCCCGAGACCCCGGTCGCGCACTGTCTCGCCCTCATTTCGCGCGAGGAGATCTCCCCCGCACTCGCGTCGATGGTGTACGTGTGCCGCCAGCCGCTCGAAACGCCCACGGGGAAGCTCCTTGGCGGCGTGCACTTCCAGCACCTCCTCCGCGAGCGACCTGAAAGGCCCGTGGGAGAGATTATCGACCAGGACCAGGTGACGATGGCCCCCACGAGCCATCTCCATGACGTCACGCGCGAGATGGCGACGTACAATCTTGTGTCACTTCCCGTGGTGGATAAGGACTCCCGGCTTTTAGGATCCGTCACCGTCGATGATGTTCTCGACCACGTTCTCCCCGAGGACTGGCGCGAGAGCGATGAACCTGTCGCGACGACAACGACGGGGCAGATTGATCTCACGGGAATCGCGAAGGCCATTTCGGATCAGGAGGGGTGA
- a CDS encoding aminopeptidase P family protein, with amino-acid sequence MSEIKNSKSSVTDTTDDLKSRGDTRSQRPTSQAFLDFLTQGWDETLPPSGRRAVADYTPARRDSLVETMPATRMVLPAGGLKVRSNDCDYQFRPHTAFAYYSGLRTDEEPDSVFVVEPDTDNPGKSRATYFFKPRSGPETHEFFADSRYGEMWVGRRPTLEEVEEQIGVPCRHIDDLRDALAKDLGDNLDLAVIEGVDERIDSLVAELREQNGLEGGEKAHAVNNFLEQSASESRVVKDAWEVEQMRTAVATTIKGFHEVVRNFPEAIAHERGERVVETVFNRTARADGNGVGYDTIAASGPNACTLHWVRNNGAVREGDLILIDAGCEVDSLYTADVTRTLPVTGTFTEAQKKVYQAVLDAADAVFAVAKPGMKFRDLHATAMEVIADRLDKWGLLPVSAEESLKPEGQYHRRWMVHGTSHHLGMDVHDCAQARREMYLDATLEEGMIFTIEPGLYFKENDLLVPEELRGIGVRIEDDVLVTKDGVENLSRELPREIDAIEAWMAELLK; translated from the coding sequence GTGAGTGAGATCAAGAATTCAAAGTCCAGCGTCACCGACACCACCGACGATCTGAAGTCGAGGGGCGATACCCGCAGCCAGCGCCCCACGAGCCAGGCCTTCCTCGACTTCCTCACCCAAGGATGGGATGAGACCCTGCCACCGTCGGGCCGTCGCGCCGTCGCCGATTACACACCCGCGAGGCGGGACTCCCTCGTGGAGACGATGCCCGCAACCCGCATGGTGCTGCCCGCTGGCGGTCTCAAGGTCCGCAGCAACGATTGCGACTACCAGTTCCGCCCCCACACGGCATTCGCCTACTACTCGGGCCTTCGCACCGATGAGGAGCCCGATTCGGTATTCGTGGTGGAGCCCGATACCGACAACCCCGGCAAGAGCCGCGCGACCTACTTTTTCAAGCCGCGCTCCGGCCCCGAAACGCACGAGTTCTTCGCCGATTCTCGCTACGGCGAGATGTGGGTCGGGCGCCGCCCCACGCTCGAAGAAGTCGAGGAGCAGATCGGAGTGCCGTGCCGCCACATCGATGACCTCCGCGACGCACTCGCGAAGGACCTCGGCGACAATCTCGATCTCGCTGTGATCGAGGGCGTCGATGAACGCATCGACTCGCTTGTGGCAGAGTTGCGCGAGCAAAACGGTCTCGAAGGCGGGGAAAAAGCCCACGCCGTCAATAACTTCCTTGAGCAGAGCGCTTCCGAATCTCGCGTCGTGAAGGATGCGTGGGAGGTTGAGCAGATGCGTACCGCGGTCGCGACGACGATCAAGGGCTTCCACGAGGTCGTGAGGAACTTCCCCGAAGCAATCGCCCACGAGCGCGGCGAACGCGTTGTGGAGACCGTCTTTAACCGCACGGCACGCGCCGACGGCAACGGGGTTGGCTACGACACGATTGCCGCCTCGGGCCCGAACGCGTGCACGCTGCACTGGGTGCGTAATAACGGCGCGGTGAGGGAGGGCGACCTGATCCTCATCGACGCTGGCTGCGAGGTGGATTCGCTCTACACTGCCGATGTCACGCGCACCCTTCCCGTGACGGGCACATTTACCGAGGCGCAGAAGAAGGTGTACCAGGCCGTTCTCGACGCCGCTGACGCCGTGTTTGCCGTCGCGAAGCCCGGCATGAAGTTCCGCGACCTGCACGCGACCGCGATGGAGGTCATTGCGGATCGTCTCGATAAGTGGGGCCTTCTGCCCGTGAGCGCCGAGGAGTCCCTCAAGCCTGAGGGCCAGTACCACCGCCGCTGGATGGTGCACGGCACGAGCCACCACCTCGGCATGGATGTCCACGACTGCGCGCAGGCACGCCGAGAAATGTATCTTGACGCCACTCTCGAAGAGGGCATGATTTTCACGATCGAGCCGGGCCTGTACTTCAAGGAAAACGACCTGCTCGTTCCCGAAGAGCTGCGCGGCATCGGCGTGCGGATCGAAGACGACGTTCTCGTCACAAAGGACGGCGTTGAGAACCTTTCGCGCGAACTCCCCCGCGAAATTGACGCGATCGAGGCCTGGATGGCGGAGCTGCTCAAGTGA
- a CDS encoding PHP domain-containing protein yields the protein MHAIDLHTHSAVSDGTETPTALVEQARAAGLEVIALTDHDTDRGIDEAREAAASAGLGFLPGMEVSAKHRGRSIHLLALGNTPAPGSHFALALEEVRDSREKRAQRIVERLSEDFPISWEAVLEIASGRGVSVASVGRPHIADALTRAGVVADRSEAFQRMLAPHSPYYVPYRALDAAEAIAGIHDCGALAVGAHLMTGTRGKGLSSDACLELVESGLDGLEVYHREHGEAAREALLTIAREKDLIVTGGSDYHGSGKPNRLGENTTSEESLERLLESTSARL from the coding sequence ATGCACGCAATTGACCTTCATACCCACTCAGCAGTGTCCGATGGGACGGAAACGCCGACTGCCCTCGTTGAGCAGGCACGGGCCGCGGGCCTTGAGGTCATTGCCCTCACCGACCACGACACGGATCGCGGTATCGATGAAGCACGCGAAGCCGCGGCGAGTGCGGGACTCGGGTTCCTTCCCGGAATGGAGGTCTCCGCGAAGCATCGCGGGCGCAGCATTCACCTCCTCGCGCTCGGCAATACCCCTGCCCCCGGCTCTCATTTTGCGCTGGCACTCGAGGAGGTGCGCGACTCGCGTGAAAAGCGCGCCCAGCGCATTGTCGAGCGGCTCAGTGAGGATTTCCCCATTTCATGGGAGGCGGTGCTCGAGATTGCGAGTGGGCGTGGTGTGAGCGTCGCAAGCGTCGGGCGCCCCCACATTGCCGACGCCCTCACCCGCGCCGGCGTCGTCGCGGACCGCTCAGAGGCCTTCCAACGCATGCTCGCACCCCACTCGCCCTACTACGTGCCCTACCGGGCCCTCGATGCCGCTGAGGCGATTGCGGGGATCCACGATTGCGGTGCGCTTGCGGTGGGGGCACACCTCATGACCGGCACGCGGGGCAAGGGACTCAGTTCCGACGCTTGCCTAGAACTCGTTGAATCCGGTCTTGACGGTCTCGAGGTTTACCACCGCGAGCACGGTGAGGCTGCGCGCGAGGCGCTCTTGACGATCGCGCGCGAGAAGGACCTCATCGTCACGGGCGGGAGCGATTATCACGGAAGCGGAAAACCCAATCGCCTTGGCGAGAACACCACGAGCGAAGAGAGCCTTGAGCGGCTTCTCGAGTCGACCTCTGCAAGGTTGTGA